One genomic window of Ottowia oryzae includes the following:
- a CDS encoding TetR/AcrR family transcriptional regulator → MTHSAHAPSRRSRIALAERSARALAKGQQTKSAIVDAALRIAAQVGLEGLSIGALAEAMQMSKSGVFAHFGSRDELQISVVREYYTRFEAEVFHAAMEEKRGLPRVRALFENWMRYTSAELDSGCIFISGAVEFDDRPGPVRDALIEAVTAWQEAMERAIAQARDEGHLVADADEQQISFEIHALILALHYDARFLHRPGSMERALRGFDNILARYSA, encoded by the coding sequence ATGACCCATTCAGCCCATGCCCCGTCCCGCCGCTCGCGCATTGCTCTGGCCGAGCGATCCGCGCGCGCCTTGGCCAAAGGTCAGCAGACCAAGTCGGCCATCGTCGATGCCGCCTTGCGCATCGCGGCGCAGGTGGGGCTGGAAGGCCTGTCCATCGGGGCGCTGGCCGAAGCCATGCAAATGAGCAAGTCCGGCGTGTTCGCGCATTTCGGCTCGCGCGACGAACTGCAGATTTCCGTCGTGCGCGAGTACTACACGCGCTTCGAGGCCGAGGTGTTTCACGCCGCCATGGAAGAAAAGCGCGGCCTGCCCCGCGTGCGTGCGCTGTTCGAGAACTGGATGCGCTACACCAGCGCCGAGCTGGATTCCGGTTGCATCTTCATCAGCGGCGCCGTGGAGTTCGACGACCGCCCCGGCCCCGTGCGCGACGCCCTCATCGAAGCCGTCACCGCCTGGCAAGAGGCCATGGAACGCGCCATAGCCCAGGCGCGCGACGAAGGCCATCTGGTGGCCGATGCGGACGAGCAGCAGATCAGCTTTGAAATCCACGCGCTGATCCTGGCGCTGCACTACGACGCGCGCTTTCTGCACCGCCCCGGCTCCATGGAGCGCGCGCTGCGCGGCTTCGACAACATCCTGGCGCGCTACAGCGCCTGA
- a CDS encoding acetyl-CoA C-acyltransferase, whose amino-acid sequence MKQIQDAYIVAATRTPIGKSHKGYFKNTRPDDLLATVLRAALAQAPGLDPVAIEDIICGCAIPEAQQGLNVARIGAVLAGLPKSVGGITVNRFCASGLSAVAMAADRIRVGESDVMIAAGVESMSMVPMMGNNPSLSPSIFANTDNVDDYGIAYGMGLTAEKVAQQWKVSRAAQDAFALESNQRAAKAIASGEFKDEITPVTVVERSVNLKTANVTQTERVVDVDEGPRPDTTLEGLAKLRTVFAARGTVTAGNSSQTSDGAGALILASESAVKRFGLTPLARFVSYASRGVPPHLMGIGPIEAIPAALKAGGLTQDQIDWIELNEAFAAQSLAVMNTLKLDPAKVNPMGGAIALGHPLGATGAIRSATVVHALRRHQLKYGMVTMCVGMGQGAAGIFERV is encoded by the coding sequence ATGAAACAGATTCAAGACGCCTACATCGTTGCCGCCACGCGCACACCGATCGGCAAGTCGCACAAGGGTTACTTCAAGAACACGCGGCCAGACGACTTGCTGGCCACCGTGCTGCGCGCCGCGCTGGCGCAGGCGCCGGGGCTGGACCCGGTGGCCATCGAGGACATCATCTGTGGCTGCGCCATCCCCGAAGCGCAGCAGGGCCTGAACGTGGCGCGCATCGGCGCGGTGCTGGCCGGCCTGCCCAAAAGCGTGGGCGGCATCACGGTAAACCGCTTTTGTGCATCCGGCCTGTCGGCCGTGGCCATGGCGGCCGACCGTATTCGCGTGGGCGAGTCCGACGTGATGATCGCCGCCGGCGTCGAAAGCATGAGCATGGTGCCCATGATGGGCAACAACCCCAGCCTGTCGCCCAGCATCTTCGCCAACACCGACAACGTGGACGACTACGGCATCGCGTACGGCATGGGGCTGACGGCCGAGAAGGTGGCGCAACAGTGGAAGGTCAGCCGCGCGGCGCAGGATGCGTTTGCGCTGGAATCCAACCAGCGCGCGGCCAAGGCGATCGCGTCGGGTGAGTTCAAGGACGAGATCACGCCCGTTACGGTGGTGGAGCGCAGCGTCAACCTCAAGACCGCGAACGTCACCCAGACCGAGCGCGTGGTGGACGTCGACGAAGGCCCCCGTCCCGATACGACGCTGGAAGGCCTGGCCAAGCTGCGCACCGTGTTCGCCGCGCGCGGCACGGTGACGGCTGGCAACAGCAGCCAGACCAGCGACGGCGCGGGCGCGTTGATTTTGGCCAGCGAGTCGGCGGTCAAGCGTTTTGGCCTCACGCCGCTGGCGCGCTTTGTCAGCTACGCCAGCCGCGGCGTGCCGCCGCACCTGATGGGCATCGGCCCGATCGAGGCGATACCCGCCGCGCTGAAGGCCGGCGGCCTGACGCAAGATCAGATCGACTGGATCGAGCTGAACGAAGCCTTTGCCGCGCAATCTCTGGCGGTGATGAACACGCTGAAACTCGACCCCGCCAAGGTCAACCCCATGGGCGGCGCCATCGCGCTGGGCCACCCGCTGGGCGCGACGGGCGCCATCCGCTCGGCCACCGTGGTGCACGCGCTGCGCCGCCATCAGCTGAAGTACGGCATGGTGACCATGTGCGTGGGCATGGGGCAGGGCGCCGCCGGGATCTTTGAGCGCGTCTGA
- a CDS encoding acyl-CoA dehydrogenase C-terminal domain-containing protein: MPSYTPPLRDMQFVLHEVLNVIEDLNAIPQHADLDADTLNAVLEEGGKFASEVTQPLNLSGDSEGCTLDKTTHEVTTPKGFKEAYAQYVEGGWAALSCDPEYGGQGLPFVANQCFYEMLNGANQAWTMYPGLSHGAYEALHAHGTDEQKKTFLPKLTSGEWTGTMCLTEPHCGTDLGLLRTKAEPVAGAPEGTYKITGNKIFISAGEHDMAPNIVHLVLARLPDAPKGSKGISLFLVPKFLVNADGSLGARNPVFCTGLEHKMGIHGNATAQIALDGAVGTLVGEPNKGLQAMFVMMNAARLGVGNQSLGLTEVAYQNALAYAKERLQMRSLSGPKAKDQPADPIIVHPDVRKMLLTAKAYAEGGRAMSIYCAVMLDKALHHPDEKVRKDSEDVVALLTPIVKAFITDNGFAATNHAMQVFGGHGYIHETGVEQYVRDARINMIYEGTNTVQSLDLLGRKVLANQGATLRKFGKQIEALIAEEGVNEKMAEFINPLAVLADQMTKFTTEIGFKAFANPDEVGGASVDYLRVAGHLVFAYFFARMASVALKKIASGDTDPFYLAKVQTARFYFARLFPETASLMRTARSGVANLLDTDAALA; encoded by the coding sequence ATGCCCAGCTACACCCCCCCTCTGCGCGACATGCAATTTGTGCTGCACGAGGTGCTGAACGTCATCGAAGACCTCAACGCCATTCCCCAGCACGCCGACCTGGATGCGGACACCCTCAACGCCGTGCTGGAAGAAGGGGGCAAGTTCGCCTCTGAAGTGACGCAGCCGCTGAACCTGAGCGGCGACAGCGAAGGCTGCACGCTGGACAAGACCACGCACGAAGTCACCACGCCCAAAGGCTTCAAGGAAGCGTACGCCCAGTACGTCGAAGGCGGCTGGGCCGCCCTGTCGTGCGACCCCGAATACGGCGGCCAGGGCCTGCCCTTTGTGGCCAACCAGTGCTTCTACGAAATGCTCAACGGCGCCAACCAGGCCTGGACGATGTACCCCGGCCTGTCGCACGGCGCCTACGAAGCCCTGCACGCGCACGGCACGGACGAACAGAAGAAAACCTTCCTGCCCAAGCTGACCAGCGGCGAATGGACGGGCACCATGTGCCTGACCGAGCCCCACTGCGGCACCGACCTGGGCCTGCTGCGCACCAAGGCAGAGCCCGTGGCCGGCGCTCCGGAAGGCACCTACAAGATCACCGGCAACAAGATCTTCATCAGCGCGGGCGAGCACGACATGGCCCCCAACATCGTGCACCTGGTGCTGGCCCGCCTGCCGGATGCGCCCAAGGGCAGCAAGGGCATCAGCCTATTCCTGGTGCCCAAGTTCCTCGTCAACGCCGATGGCAGCCTGGGCGCGCGCAACCCCGTCTTCTGCACGGGGCTGGAGCACAAGATGGGCATTCACGGCAACGCCACGGCGCAGATCGCGCTGGACGGCGCCGTCGGCACCCTGGTGGGCGAGCCCAACAAGGGCCTGCAGGCCATGTTCGTGATGATGAACGCCGCCCGCCTGGGCGTGGGCAACCAGTCCCTGGGCCTGACCGAAGTGGCCTACCAGAACGCCCTGGCCTACGCCAAGGAGCGCCTGCAGATGCGCAGCCTGTCCGGCCCCAAGGCCAAGGACCAGCCCGCCGACCCGATCATCGTGCACCCCGACGTGCGCAAGATGCTGCTGACGGCCAAGGCCTACGCCGAAGGCGGCCGCGCGATGAGCATTTACTGCGCCGTCATGCTCGACAAGGCGCTGCACCACCCTGACGAGAAGGTGCGCAAGGACAGCGAGGACGTGGTGGCGCTGCTCACCCCCATCGTCAAGGCCTTCATCACCGACAACGGCTTTGCCGCCACCAACCACGCCATGCAGGTGTTCGGTGGCCACGGCTACATCCACGAAACCGGGGTCGAGCAGTACGTGCGCGACGCGCGCATCAACATGATCTACGAAGGCACCAACACCGTGCAGTCGCTCGACTTGCTGGGCCGTAAGGTGCTGGCCAACCAGGGCGCCACGCTGCGCAAGTTCGGCAAGCAGATCGAGGCGCTGATCGCCGAGGAAGGCGTGAACGAGAAGATGGCCGAATTCATCAACCCGCTGGCCGTGCTGGCGGACCAGATGACCAAGTTCACCACCGAGATCGGCTTCAAGGCCTTCGCCAACCCCGACGAAGTGGGCGGCGCCAGCGTGGACTACCTTCGCGTGGCCGGGCACCTGGTGTTCGCATACTTCTTTGCGCGCATGGCCAGCGTGGCGCTCAAGAAAATCGCCAGTGGCGACACCGACCCGTTCTACCTCGCCAAGGTGCAAACGGCGCGTTTCTACTTCGCCCGCCTGTTCCCCGAAACCGCCAGCTTGATGCGCACCGCCCGTTCCGGCGTGGCCAACCTGCTGGATACCGACGCCGCACTGGCCTGA
- a CDS encoding 3-hydroxyacyl-CoA dehydrogenase/enoyl-CoA hydratase family protein, producing MSQFNVRKVAVLGAGVMGAQIAAHLVNVKVPVVLFDLPAKEGDKNGIVRKAIDNLKKLKPAPLAVASDAELIEVANYDDDMKLLKGCDLIIEAIAERMDWKSDLYHKIAPFVNKNAILASNTSGLSITELSEALPEALRPRFCGIHFFNPPRYMCLVELIPTPTTQPDVLDKLESFVTTALGKGVVRAKDTPNFVANRIGTVGLLATMKEAEKFGLNFDVVDDLTGKRLGRASSGTFRTGDVVGLDTMAHVIKTLQDKLTPAADSFYDSFATPPVLAKLLELKNLGQKTGAGFYKKVGRDILRFDLASGDYVPAGAKGDEVYGRMLKRKAGERLKLLRDAEGPQGQFLWAILRDGFHYAAVHLADIAETARDVDQAMRWGFGMKQGPFELWQQAGWLDVAKMVQEDIDAGKALSKQPLPDWVFKGPVADAGGVHTEQGSWNPTSGQFEPRRQLPVYQRQLFPELLLGEGGPRFETAGKTLAETDAIRIWTLDDEVVIATLKTKMHIISPAAGEGLMQALDIAESGYQGLVVWPGEDPFSVGADLETMLKGFVAGGSDFVDSLEKELQDGIQRMRYAQVPVVAAIRGMALGGGCELAVHCARRVAIMESYIGLVEVGVGLVPGAGGLTYIARRAAENAANSTDKDLLHFLTEGFTAAAMAKVGTSALESRQLGYLQWSDVIVPNKDELLYVAISQAKALAQSGYRPPMKRLFPVAGRDGKATIQGQLVNMRDGGFISQHDFHIASLIAGVVTGGDVNPGTLVSEDYLLTLERRAFTSLLAHPKTQERMLGMLSTGKPVRN from the coding sequence ATGTCCCAGTTCAACGTGAGAAAAGTCGCCGTGCTCGGCGCCGGGGTGATGGGCGCGCAGATCGCGGCCCACCTCGTGAATGTGAAAGTGCCCGTCGTGCTCTTTGATCTCCCCGCGAAAGAGGGCGACAAGAACGGCATCGTGCGCAAGGCGATCGACAACCTGAAGAAGCTCAAGCCCGCGCCGCTGGCCGTGGCCAGCGATGCCGAGCTGATCGAGGTGGCCAACTACGACGATGACATGAAACTGCTCAAGGGCTGCGACCTGATCATCGAGGCCATCGCCGAGCGCATGGACTGGAAGAGCGACCTGTACCACAAGATCGCGCCGTTCGTGAACAAGAACGCGATCCTGGCCAGCAACACCTCGGGCCTGTCGATCACCGAGCTGAGCGAAGCGCTGCCCGAAGCGCTGCGCCCGCGCTTTTGCGGCATCCACTTCTTCAACCCGCCGCGCTACATGTGCCTGGTGGAGCTGATTCCCACGCCCACCACGCAGCCCGACGTGCTGGACAAGCTGGAAAGCTTCGTCACCACCGCGCTGGGCAAGGGCGTGGTGCGCGCCAAGGACACGCCCAACTTCGTGGCCAACCGCATCGGCACTGTGGGCCTGCTGGCCACGATGAAAGAGGCGGAAAAGTTCGGCCTGAACTTCGACGTGGTGGACGACCTGACCGGCAAGCGCCTGGGTCGCGCCAGCAGCGGCACCTTCCGCACCGGCGACGTGGTGGGCCTGGACACGATGGCCCACGTCATCAAGACGCTGCAGGACAAGCTGACGCCTGCAGCAGATTCGTTCTACGACAGCTTTGCCACGCCCCCGGTGCTGGCCAAGCTGCTGGAGCTGAAAAACCTGGGCCAGAAAACCGGCGCGGGCTTTTACAAGAAGGTGGGCCGCGACATCCTGCGCTTTGACCTGGCCAGCGGCGACTACGTGCCCGCTGGCGCCAAGGGCGACGAGGTGTATGGGCGCATGCTCAAGCGCAAGGCGGGCGAGCGCCTGAAGCTGCTGCGCGATGCCGAAGGGCCGCAGGGACAGTTTCTGTGGGCCATCCTGCGCGACGGTTTTCACTACGCCGCCGTGCACCTGGCCGACATTGCCGAGACCGCGCGCGACGTCGATCAGGCCATGCGCTGGGGCTTCGGCATGAAGCAAGGCCCGTTCGAGCTGTGGCAGCAAGCCGGCTGGCTCGACGTGGCGAAGATGGTTCAAGAAGACATCGACGCGGGCAAGGCGCTGTCCAAGCAGCCGCTGCCGGACTGGGTCTTCAAAGGCCCGGTGGCCGACGCGGGCGGCGTGCACACCGAGCAAGGTTCGTGGAACCCCACGTCGGGCCAGTTCGAGCCGCGCCGCCAGCTGCCGGTGTACCAGCGTCAGCTGTTCCCTGAGCTGCTGCTGGGCGAAGGCGGCCCGCGCTTTGAGACCGCCGGCAAAACGCTGGCCGAGACCGACGCCATCCGCATCTGGACGCTGGACGACGAGGTGGTCATCGCCACGCTCAAGACCAAGATGCACATCATCAGCCCCGCTGCGGGCGAGGGGCTGATGCAGGCGCTGGACATCGCCGAATCGGGCTACCAGGGCTTGGTGGTCTGGCCGGGCGAAGATCCGTTCAGCGTGGGCGCCGACCTAGAGACGATGCTCAAAGGCTTTGTCGCCGGAGGCAGCGACTTCGTCGACTCGCTCGAGAAAGAGCTGCAGGACGGCATCCAGCGCATGCGCTACGCGCAGGTGCCGGTGGTGGCCGCCATTCGCGGCATGGCGCTGGGCGGCGGCTGCGAGCTGGCCGTGCACTGCGCGCGCCGCGTGGCCATCATGGAAAGCTACATCGGCCTGGTGGAAGTCGGCGTGGGCCTGGTGCCCGGCGCGGGCGGGCTGACCTACATCGCCCGCCGCGCGGCGGAAAACGCCGCCAACAGCACCGACAAGGACTTGCTGCACTTCCTGACCGAAGGCTTCACCGCCGCGGCCATGGCCAAGGTGGGCACCAGCGCGCTGGAATCGCGCCAGCTGGGCTACCTGCAGTGGAGCGACGTGATCGTGCCCAACAAGGACGAGCTGCTGTACGTCGCCATCTCACAGGCCAAGGCGCTGGCGCAAAGCGGCTACCGCCCGCCGATGAAGCGCCTGTTCCCCGTGGCCGGGCGCGACGGCAAGGCCACCATCCAGGGCCAGCTGGTCAACATGCGCGACGGCGGCTTCATCAGCCAGCACGACTTCCACATCGCCAGCCTGATCGCGGGCGTGGTGACCGGTGGCGACGTGAACCCCGGCACGCTGGTCAGCGAGGACTACCTGCTCACGCTGGAGCGGCGCGCCTTCACCTCGCTGCTGGCCCACCCGAAGACGCAGGAGCGCATGCTGGGTATGTTGAGTACGGGTAAGCCGGTGAGGAACTAG
- a CDS encoding DUF2147 domain-containing protein yields MLFVAFAGAHASAQMTPVGTWRSIDDDTKQPKAQIVVTEQAGVLTGRIEQLLRPGADPKALCDQCSGDRKDKPMLGLEIIRGAKKAEGKDVWEGGRILDPEKGKDYSLRLTPVDGGQKLEVRGSIGPFWRTQVWQRVK; encoded by the coding sequence ATGTTGTTTGTAGCGTTTGCCGGTGCCCACGCATCGGCCCAGATGACGCCCGTGGGCACCTGGCGCAGCATTGACGACGACACCAAGCAGCCCAAGGCGCAGATCGTGGTGACCGAACAGGCCGGTGTGCTCACCGGCCGGATCGAGCAACTGCTGCGCCCCGGCGCCGACCCCAAGGCGCTGTGCGACCAGTGCAGCGGCGACCGCAAGGACAAGCCCATGCTGGGCCTGGAAATCATCCGCGGCGCCAAGAAGGCCGAGGGCAAGGATGTGTGGGAAGGCGGCCGCATTCTCGATCCCGAAAAGGGCAAGGACTACAGCCTGCGCCTGACGCCGGTGGACGGCGGCCAGAAGCTGGAAGTGCGCGGCTCCATCGGGCCGTTCTGGCGCACCCAGGTCTGGCAGCGGGTGAAGTGA